Proteins encoded together in one Rhinoraja longicauda isolate Sanriku21f chromosome 22, sRhiLon1.1, whole genome shotgun sequence window:
- the rnf114 gene encoding E3 ubiquitin-protein ligase RNF114 isoform X1, which produces MAMNFEEATSRCKDTVGDDKEALTCAVCLEIYENPMRIECNHVFCSSCLFALQKPKKPICAVCRFPLKGVTRALEIERKLEITPTSCNGCGTQVYMSKLRTHNATCAKYQEFISEGVKASMKDQHPSLSMPNRFTFTCPFCNAKNLDQDGLVEHCISSHAGEYAKKVCPICSSMPWGDPNFRSADLIQHLKIRHKFSYDTFVDYNVDEDEMLQEAIELSLQDMRY; this is translated from the exons ATGGCGATGAACTTCGAAGAAGCCACCTCACGATGTAAAGATACAGTAGGGGATGACAAAGAAGCTTTAACCTGCGCCGTTTGCTTAGAAATCTACGAAAATCCAATGCGCATCGAATGTAACCATGT ATTTTGCAGTAGCTGCTTGTTTGCACTACAGAAGCCAAAAAAGCCCATTTGTGCTGTATGTCGCTTTCCCTTGAAGGGTGTAACGAGAGCTTTGGAAATTGAGAGGAAATTAGAAATAACTCCTACAAGCTGCAATGGTTGTGGAACTCAG GTTTATATGAGTAAGCTACGGACCCATAATGCAACATGTGCAAAATATCAAGAGTTTATTTCTGAAGGGGTGAAAGCTTCAATGAAGGATCAGCATCCCAGCCTTAG CATGCCCAATCGTTTTACTTTTACTTGCCCATTCTGCAACGCAAAAAACTTGGACCAAGATGGCTTGGTTGAGCATTGTATTTCAAGCCATGCTGGAGAATATGCAAAAAAG GTTTGCCCAATCTGCTCCTCCATGCCATGGGGTGACCCAAACTTCAGAAGTGCAGACTTGATACAACATTTGAAAATTCGTCATAAATTTTCATATGATACTTTCGTG GATTATAATGTGGATGAAGATGAAATGCTTCAGGAAGCTATTGAACTTTCACTCCAAGATATGAGATATTAG
- the rnf114 gene encoding E3 ubiquitin-protein ligase RNF114 isoform X2 has translation MAMNFEEATSRCKDTVGDDKEALTCAVCLEIYENPMRIECNHVFCSSCLFALQKPKKPICAVCRFPLKGVTRALEIERKLEITPTSCNGCGTQVYMSKLRTHNATCAKYQEFISEGVKASMKDQHPSLSMPNRFTFTCPFCNAKNLDQDGLVEHCISSHAGEYAKKVCPICSSMPWGDPNFRSADLIQHLKIRHKFSYDTFVLWGATLQNAIFQMKY, from the exons ATGGCGATGAACTTCGAAGAAGCCACCTCACGATGTAAAGATACAGTAGGGGATGACAAAGAAGCTTTAACCTGCGCCGTTTGCTTAGAAATCTACGAAAATCCAATGCGCATCGAATGTAACCATGT ATTTTGCAGTAGCTGCTTGTTTGCACTACAGAAGCCAAAAAAGCCCATTTGTGCTGTATGTCGCTTTCCCTTGAAGGGTGTAACGAGAGCTTTGGAAATTGAGAGGAAATTAGAAATAACTCCTACAAGCTGCAATGGTTGTGGAACTCAG GTTTATATGAGTAAGCTACGGACCCATAATGCAACATGTGCAAAATATCAAGAGTTTATTTCTGAAGGGGTGAAAGCTTCAATGAAGGATCAGCATCCCAGCCTTAG CATGCCCAATCGTTTTACTTTTACTTGCCCATTCTGCAACGCAAAAAACTTGGACCAAGATGGCTTGGTTGAGCATTGTATTTCAAGCCATGCTGGAGAATATGCAAAAAAG GTTTGCCCAATCTGCTCCTCCATGCCATGGGGTGACCCAAACTTCAGAAGTGCAGACTTGATACAACATTTGAAAATTCGTCATAAATTTTCATATGATACTTTCGTG TTATGGGGTGCTACGCTCCAGAATGCCATCTTTCAGATGAAATATTAA
- the LOC144604696 gene encoding protein snail homolog Sna-like — protein MPRSFLIKKHFSTSKKPNYGELDSQTVIISPFLYEKYPVPAIPQPEILSSAAYYPAIVWDAGLISSFCSADIEANLAGKPHDSQSADSAKRCKPHDLASLSSEEEDGKTSDPPSPDSSATEAEKFQCNQCTKSYSTFAGLSRHKQLHCEVQARKSFNCKYCEKEYVSLGALKMHIRSHTLPCVCKICGKAFSRPWLLQGHIRTHTGEKPFSCPHCNRAFADRSNLRAHLQTHSDVKKYQCKNCSKTFSRMSLLHKHEETGCCAAR, from the exons ATGCCGAGGTCTTTTCTTATCAAGAAGCATTTCTCGACCAGTAAGAAACCCAATTATGGAGAACTGGACAGCCAGACAG TGATCATCTCCCCATTCCTCTATGAGAAGTACCCGGTGCCTGCCATCCCACAGCCCGAGATCCTCAGCTCTGCCGCCTATTACCCCGCTATCGTCTGGGACGCTGGGTTGATCTCCAGCTTCTGCTCGGCTGACATCGAAGCCAATCTCGCCGGCAAACCTCACGACTCGCAGTCGGCGGACAGCGCGAAACGGTGCAAACCTCACGACCTGGCGTCGTTGTCCAGCGAGGAAGAGGACGGGAAGACGTCCGACCCCCCCAGCCCCGACTCGTCCGCCACAGAAGCGGAGAAGTTTCAATGCAACCAGTGCACCAAGTCGTACTCCACCTTCGCTGGGCTCTCCAGGCACAAACAGCTGCACTGCGAGGTCCAGGCGCGGAAGTCCTTTAACTGCAAGTACTGTGAGAAGGAGTATGTGAGTTTGGGAGCACTGAAGATGCACATCAGGAGTCACACGCTGCCGTGCGTGTGTAAAATCTGCGGCAAGGCTTTCTCCAGACCCTGGCTGTTACAAGGACACATCCGCACACACACCG GAGAGAAGCCCTTTTCCTGCCCGCATTGCAACCGAGCCTTTGCAGATCGATCCAACCTCAGAGCCCATCTGCAGACTCATTCAGATGTGAAAAAGTACCAGTGCAAAAATTGCTCCAAGACTTTCTCCAGAATGTCTCTGCTTCACAAACACGAAGAAACAGGATGTTGTGCAGCTCGTTGA